A stretch of the Polyangiaceae bacterium genome encodes the following:
- a CDS encoding ammonia-forming cytochrome c nitrite reductase subunit c552 → MAHWPLTQNYGLGKDALRYRRSLVMKRTPYAWLLLCAVSVGASAIACGSDGEDGAKGATGPAGAAGPTGPAGPTGATGPAGPDGPTGATGPDGPTGATGPGGSADGGLTSSCLSPCHGFSGIVEQWKTSTHFAVYVSNLGGEEADTWTGGGTCGNCHAIDGIQQRIAGTMKYSGTTGPAGAADGQLNYKNSTSSAIAEATYGGTAKVAVVHCTTCHDANQNTDPHVTGAQYTAGSFPLRSKTGANDEVLIEKSSAAATSDGTKAGKYGVGNACVWCHKSRKDVTNYIKATGNNVTSIHWGPHLGPQSDVYSGKGGYHFPSVTYGTSTHQGLGRGCADCHMPKVAGNQNIGDHSFYPQLSACKQTGCHTNATSFNVGGGQSTVSALIQELRVALNNANMLTRSEAAPYAALTTAELADTEYNHDEPRPISGLTGDQAGALYNYLLVARGGAKGVHNPLYVKQLLWDSVKAITGGAPVAMPTRP, encoded by the coding sequence ATGGCCCACTGGCCATTGACGCAGAACTACGGACTGGGGAAGGATGCCCTTCGTTACCGGAGGTCACTTGTCATGAAGAGAACACCTTACGCGTGGCTGCTGCTGTGCGCGGTTTCCGTGGGAGCGTCCGCTATCGCGTGTGGCTCGGACGGAGAAGATGGCGCCAAGGGCGCGACCGGCCCCGCCGGTGCGGCAGGCCCAACGGGTCCCGCGGGCCCGACGGGCGCGACCGGCCCCGCCGGCCCCGACGGCCCGACCGGCGCGACCGGTCCCGACGGCCCGACCGGCGCGACCGGTCCCGGCGGCAGCGCTGACGGCGGCCTGACCAGCAGCTGCCTCAGCCCGTGCCACGGCTTCAGCGGCATCGTGGAGCAGTGGAAGACCAGCACCCACTTCGCGGTCTACGTCTCGAACTTGGGCGGCGAAGAGGCCGATACCTGGACGGGCGGCGGCACCTGCGGCAACTGCCACGCCATCGACGGCATCCAGCAGCGCATCGCCGGCACCATGAAGTACAGCGGCACGACCGGTCCGGCCGGCGCGGCAGACGGTCAGCTCAACTACAAGAACTCGACCTCCAGCGCCATCGCCGAGGCCACCTACGGCGGAACGGCGAAGGTCGCAGTCGTGCACTGCACCACCTGCCACGACGCCAACCAGAACACCGATCCGCACGTGACCGGCGCACAGTACACCGCTGGCTCGTTCCCGCTACGCTCGAAGACCGGCGCCAACGACGAGGTGCTGATCGAGAAGAGCTCCGCAGCGGCCACTTCGGACGGCACCAAGGCCGGCAAGTACGGCGTCGGCAACGCTTGTGTGTGGTGTCACAAGTCCCGCAAGGACGTGACCAACTACATCAAGGCCACGGGTAACAACGTCACCAGTATCCACTGGGGCCCGCACCTGGGACCGCAGTCAGACGTTTACTCCGGCAAGGGCGGCTATCACTTCCCGTCGGTGACCTACGGCACGTCGACGCACCAGGGCCTCGGCCGCGGCTGCGCCGATTGCCACATGCCGAAGGTGGCTGGGAACCAGAACATCGGCGATCACTCGTTCTACCCGCAGCTCAGCGCTTGCAAGCAGACCGGCTGCCACACCAACGCGACCAGCTTCAACGTCGGCGGCGGCCAGTCCACCGTTTCGGCGCTGATCCAGGAGCTGCGCGTGGCGCTGAACAACGCCAACATGCTGACGCGCTCGGAAGCGGCGCCGTACGCGGCGCTGACCACGGCCGAGCTGGCCGACACGGAGTACAACCACGACGAGCCTCGCCCGATCAGCGGGCTCACCGGCGACCAAGCGGGCGCGCTCTACAACTACCTGCTCGTCGCACGCGGCGGCGCGAAGGGCGTGCACAACCCGCTCTACGTGAAGCAGCTGCTCTGGGACTCGGTCAAGGCCATCACCGGCGGTGCACCCGTCGCGATGCCCACGCGACCCTGA
- a CDS encoding NapC/NirT family cytochrome c codes for MTTPTPPPSSKPESTELPVSESPKSKSPVSKAPVRPPLYFNIVSHLGGLIVVLAAILIAISMVMELRSGAPNPYVGIFTYMVFPGLLGFGVVLFLLGMRWEAGRRRKVESLQDLPYPKIDLNDRRQRKIFAYSTVGGVLVATLVVWASYQGFHFTESVYFCGQMCHVPMKPEFVAYSDSAHARVPCVSCHVGEGASWYVRSKLSGVRQVLAVASGKYQRPIPTPIAHLRPARETCERCHWPEKFFGATLLQLPHFRYNEANEAEQISLTLKTGGGAMAHGQSQGIHWHMLVTNKVTYVAADDKLQVIPWTKVVHADGSETTYTAKKTKLSQAAIDALPHRAMDCMDCHNRPAHDFPTPDSGVDEALLKGRIPADLPWIKKASVEALFRVYPDRQSAHDGIRSYILDFYKKEKPEVLEQRAKDVDTAIDVSQKLFDRGVFPEMKVDWQTYPKNLGHRYWAGCFRCHDGKHVSPEGKVLAHDCESTCHTKPVRGAPTALGQVDPKAHEDWHPWQMPKEHLDVQGHDTVMCHQCHNAGQRPSRECNDCHEK; via the coding sequence ATGACGACGCCGACCCCGCCCCCCTCCTCCAAGCCCGAGAGCACCGAGCTTCCGGTGTCCGAGTCGCCCAAGTCCAAGAGTCCGGTCTCCAAGGCCCCGGTGCGGCCGCCGCTCTACTTCAACATCGTCAGCCACCTGGGCGGCCTGATCGTCGTCCTGGCGGCGATCCTGATCGCGATCTCGATGGTCATGGAGCTCCGCTCCGGCGCGCCGAACCCGTACGTCGGCATCTTCACGTACATGGTCTTCCCGGGCCTCTTGGGCTTCGGCGTGGTGCTGTTCCTGCTCGGCATGCGCTGGGAGGCGGGCCGCCGGCGCAAGGTCGAGAGCCTCCAGGATCTGCCCTACCCGAAGATCGATCTGAACGACCGCCGTCAGCGGAAGATCTTCGCCTACTCGACCGTGGGTGGCGTGCTGGTGGCGACGCTGGTGGTGTGGGCCAGCTACCAGGGCTTCCACTTCACCGAGAGCGTCTACTTCTGCGGCCAGATGTGCCACGTGCCGATGAAGCCGGAGTTCGTGGCCTACTCCGACTCCGCCCACGCCCGCGTGCCGTGCGTCAGTTGCCACGTCGGCGAGGGCGCCAGCTGGTACGTGCGCTCGAAGCTGTCCGGAGTGCGCCAGGTGCTGGCGGTCGCGAGCGGCAAGTATCAGCGCCCGATCCCCACCCCCATCGCGCACCTCAGACCGGCTCGTGAGACGTGCGAGCGCTGCCACTGGCCCGAGAAGTTCTTCGGGGCGACGCTCCTGCAACTGCCCCACTTCCGCTACAACGAGGCGAACGAGGCGGAGCAGATTTCGCTGACGCTCAAGACCGGCGGCGGCGCCATGGCCCACGGGCAGAGCCAGGGCATCCACTGGCACATGCTCGTGACGAACAAGGTGACCTACGTCGCCGCGGACGACAAGCTCCAGGTCATCCCCTGGACGAAGGTCGTGCACGCCGACGGCTCCGAGACCACCTACACGGCGAAGAAGACGAAGCTGTCGCAGGCGGCCATCGACGCGCTTCCGCACCGAGCCATGGACTGCATGGACTGCCACAACCGGCCGGCTCACGACTTCCCGACCCCGGACTCGGGCGTGGACGAGGCGCTCTTGAAGGGACGCATTCCGGCGGACCTACCTTGGATCAAGAAGGCGTCGGTGGAGGCGCTGTTCCGCGTCTACCCGGACCGACAGTCCGCCCACGACGGCATCCGCAGCTACATCTTGGACTTCTACAAGAAGGAGAAGCCGGAGGTCCTGGAGCAGCGGGCCAAGGACGTGGACACGGCCATCGACGTCTCGCAGAAGTTGTTCGACCGCGGCGTGTTCCCGGAGATGAAGGTGGACTGGCAGACCTACCCGAAGAACCTGGGCCACCGCTACTGGGCGGGGTGCTTCCGCTGCCACGACGGCAAGCACGTGTCCCCCGAAGGCAAGGTGCTGGCCCACGACTGCGAGTCGACCTGCCACACCAAGCCGGTGCGCGGCGCACCCACCGCGCTCGGCCAAGTGGACCCGAAGGCCCACGAGGACTGGCACCCCTGGCAGATGCCCAAGGAGCACTTGGACGTGCAGGGTCACGACACCGTGATGTGCCACCAGTGCCACAACGCCGGCCAACGCCCCAGCAGGGAGTGCAACGACTGCCACGAGAAGTGA
- a CDS encoding cytochrome c3 family protein, producing MKAKLVLLLTLCLAALVGMQALAGCGRGGRARKQAPPKPSAPVDPRPALETNPDKITEAIKASVHAKLDCSDCHAPPEGEKKPGEVGKGQCTSCHKEASAAYAETIHAVKFKDGKEDAATCEDCHGVHDVRKSSDERSSVSARNTPKTCGKCHENPELAKKLGIKQPEAVRSYVESIHGKGLLTYGLVVAPSCADCHGKAHRIFAASDPRSTVNKQKVAATCGSCHTGPRDEFMKGVHAKALVKEAKGEKLEDDKKAPTCPTCHSAHSIVEPGGRFKLAEDRICGECHEERTKRYLETYHGRAHDLGDTAVAACHDCHGTHEIWPSKEAASTLSAENRLGTCQKCHVGAPPNFAGFLAHADHGDKKNYPNLYWAYVSMTGLLVGTFGFFGIHSLLWLMRTLIVRFRDPVAFKEMKRRVREEKGAKLYRRFRPIDRFVHALVIVSFMLLVITGMPLKFHTKPWAHAIFEQMGGAAVAASVHRFAAIITLTYFVLHIGSLMVLVRRNRHKYVDDKGSFSLRRFLGLAFGPDSPFPRWQDLKDITAHFKWFFGRGPKPKFDRFTYWEKFDYMAVFWGVTVIGLSGLVMWYPEAFSRFLPGWSINVAHIIHSDEALLAAGFIFTFHFFNSHFRPEKFPYDAVMFSGHITEEELKHERAAQYERMTAEGTLDGHKQLGEWAQWKLIVNIFGAAAIALGLTLAGTIFWALISH from the coding sequence ATGAAAGCGAAGCTCGTCCTCCTCTTGACCTTGTGCCTGGCGGCGCTGGTCGGAATGCAGGCGCTGGCCGGCTGCGGGCGCGGCGGGCGCGCGCGCAAGCAAGCCCCGCCCAAGCCGTCAGCCCCCGTCGATCCCCGGCCGGCCCTCGAGACCAACCCGGACAAGATCACCGAAGCCATCAAGGCCTCCGTCCACGCCAAGCTCGACTGCTCCGACTGCCACGCGCCGCCCGAGGGTGAGAAGAAGCCGGGCGAGGTCGGCAAGGGCCAGTGCACCTCGTGCCACAAGGAAGCGTCGGCGGCCTACGCCGAGACCATCCACGCCGTGAAGTTCAAGGACGGCAAGGAAGACGCAGCCACCTGCGAGGACTGCCACGGCGTCCACGACGTGCGAAAGTCCAGCGACGAGCGCTCGAGCGTCTCGGCGCGCAACACGCCGAAGACCTGCGGCAAGTGCCATGAGAACCCGGAGCTCGCGAAGAAGCTCGGCATCAAGCAGCCGGAGGCCGTCCGGAGCTACGTCGAGAGCATCCACGGCAAGGGCCTGCTCACCTACGGACTGGTGGTGGCGCCTTCCTGCGCGGACTGTCACGGCAAGGCACACCGGATCTTCGCGGCGTCCGACCCGCGCTCGACCGTGAACAAGCAGAAGGTCGCCGCAACCTGCGGCAGCTGCCACACCGGGCCTCGCGACGAGTTCATGAAGGGCGTCCACGCCAAGGCGCTGGTGAAGGAAGCGAAGGGTGAGAAGCTCGAGGACGACAAGAAGGCCCCCACCTGCCCGACCTGCCACAGCGCGCACTCGATCGTGGAACCGGGCGGACGCTTCAAGCTCGCGGAGGACCGCATCTGCGGCGAGTGCCACGAAGAGCGCACCAAGCGCTACCTCGAGACCTACCACGGTCGCGCACACGACCTCGGGGACACTGCCGTCGCCGCCTGCCACGACTGCCACGGCACCCACGAGATCTGGCCCTCCAAGGAGGCCGCCTCGACGCTCTCCGCCGAGAACCGCCTGGGCACGTGCCAGAAGTGCCACGTCGGCGCGCCCCCCAACTTCGCCGGCTTCTTGGCGCACGCCGATCACGGCGACAAGAAGAACTACCCGAACCTGTACTGGGCCTACGTCAGCATGACCGGGCTCCTGGTCGGCACCTTCGGCTTCTTCGGCATCCACAGCCTACTCTGGCTGATGCGCACGCTGATCGTGCGCTTCCGAGATCCGGTCGCGTTCAAAGAGATGAAGCGGCGCGTGCGGGAAGAGAAAGGCGCCAAGCTCTACCGGCGCTTCCGCCCCATCGATCGCTTCGTGCACGCGCTGGTCATCGTAAGCTTCATGCTGCTGGTCATCACCGGCATGCCGCTCAAGTTCCACACCAAGCCCTGGGCTCACGCCATCTTCGAGCAAATGGGCGGCGCGGCCGTCGCCGCCAGCGTGCACCGCTTCGCGGCCATCATCACCCTCACCTACTTCGTCCTGCACATCGGCAGCCTGATGGTGCTCGTCCGGCGCAACCGACACAAATACGTCGACGACAAGGGGAGCTTCAGCCTCCGGCGCTTCCTCGGCCTGGCCTTCGGTCCGGACTCGCCCTTCCCGCGCTGGCAGGACCTGAAGGACATCACCGCCCACTTCAAGTGGTTCTTCGGCCGCGGTCCCAAGCCCAAGTTCGATCGCTTCACCTACTGGGAGAAGTTCGACTACATGGCCGTGTTCTGGGGCGTGACGGTCATCGGGCTCTCGGGCCTGGTGATGTGGTACCCGGAGGCCTTCTCGCGCTTCTTGCCGGGCTGGTCCATCAACGTCGCGCACATCATCCACAGCGACGAGGCGCTGCTCGCCGCGGGCTTCATCTTCACCTTCCACTTCTTCAACAGCCACTTCCGCCCCGAGAAGTTCCCGTACGACGCGGTGATGTTCTCGGGCCACATCACCGAGGAAGAGCTGAAGCACGAGCGCGCGGCGCAATACGAACGCATGACCGCGGAGGGCACCCTCGACGGGCACAAGCAACTCGGCGAGTGGGCCCAGTGGAAGCTCATCGTGAACATCTTCGGCGCCGCGGCCATCGCCCTCGGGCTGACCCTGGCGGGGACCATTTTCTGGGCGCTGATCAGTCACTGA
- a CDS encoding amidase: protein MTDLDRLDATALAELVRTKQATPLELVEHAIGRIEKLNPALNAVVTPMFDSARDAARKPLGSGPFAGVPFLVKDILAAVDGVRYTSGSRMLADFVAHEDSVLVERLRAAGFIFVGKTNVPEFGFLPTTEPVLFGPCKNPWNLAHSTGGSSGGSSAAVAARMVPAAHANDGGGSIRIPAACCGLFGLKPTRGRNSLGPALGDVMGGLVAEHAVTLSVRDSAAILDATHGPSIGDPYFAVPPLRPFVEEARTRPGKLRIGVSARPISGVDVHPDCVAALDDAKKLLAELGHDVVERDVFLPADMFMEAFSVLWTAGAAATLDGLALLTGRKASPDNVEPMSWALAEAGRQRGAHEYLISISILQRLSREWAKQRADLDVLVTPTLARPPAPLGSFDVPDNPLAGLFLAAEYAPFTPLQNMTGEPAANVPLFWNADGLPVGVQLVGRYGDEATLLRLSAQLEEARPWASRVPPIAR from the coding sequence ATGACCGATCTGGACCGCCTGGACGCCACCGCGCTCGCGGAGCTCGTGCGAACGAAGCAGGCCACGCCGCTCGAGCTCGTCGAGCACGCCATCGGCCGCATCGAGAAGCTGAACCCCGCGCTGAACGCCGTGGTCACGCCGATGTTCGACTCGGCGCGCGATGCCGCGAGGAAGCCGCTGGGCTCGGGTCCCTTCGCCGGCGTTCCGTTCTTGGTCAAAGACATCCTCGCGGCGGTGGACGGCGTTCGCTACACCAGCGGCTCACGCATGCTGGCCGACTTCGTGGCGCACGAGGACAGCGTGCTGGTCGAGCGCTTGCGGGCGGCCGGCTTCATCTTCGTCGGCAAGACGAACGTGCCGGAGTTCGGCTTTCTGCCGACCACCGAGCCGGTCCTGTTCGGCCCCTGCAAGAACCCCTGGAACCTCGCGCACTCCACTGGCGGCTCGAGCGGTGGTTCTTCGGCGGCGGTCGCCGCGCGAATGGTGCCCGCCGCCCACGCCAACGACGGCGGCGGCTCGATCCGCATCCCGGCAGCGTGCTGCGGGCTGTTCGGGCTCAAGCCCACGCGCGGCCGCAACAGCCTCGGACCCGCCCTGGGCGACGTGATGGGCGGCCTGGTGGCCGAGCACGCCGTGACCTTGTCGGTGCGCGACAGCGCGGCCATCCTCGACGCGACGCACGGTCCCTCGATCGGCGACCCGTATTTCGCCGTGCCGCCCCTGCGCCCCTTCGTCGAGGAGGCGCGCACGCGGCCGGGGAAGCTGCGCATCGGCGTGTCGGCCCGGCCCATCTCCGGGGTGGACGTGCACCCGGACTGCGTGGCTGCGCTGGACGACGCGAAGAAGCTGCTCGCCGAGCTGGGCCACGACGTCGTCGAGCGCGACGTGTTCCTGCCGGCTGACATGTTCATGGAGGCGTTCTCGGTGCTCTGGACCGCCGGAGCCGCGGCGACCCTCGACGGGCTCGCGCTGCTCACGGGACGCAAGGCCAGCCCCGACAACGTCGAGCCGATGAGCTGGGCGCTGGCCGAGGCGGGCCGACAGCGCGGGGCCCACGAGTACTTGATCTCGATCAGCATCCTGCAGCGCCTCTCCCGGGAGTGGGCGAAGCAGCGCGCCGACCTCGACGTGCTCGTCACGCCCACCTTGGCGCGACCACCGGCGCCCCTCGGCAGCTTCGACGTCCCCGACAATCCCCTCGCGGGTCTGTTCCTCGCGGCCGAATACGCGCCCTTCACACCGCTGCAGAACATGACCGGCGAGCCCGCGGCGAACGTCCCCCTCTTCTGGAACGCCGACGGGCTGCCGGTCGGTGTGCAGCTCGTCGGGCGGTACGGTGACGAAGCCACGCTGCTCAGGCTGTCGGCCCAGCTCGAGGAGGCTCGCCCCTGGGCGTCTCGCGTCCCGCCCATCGCGCGCTGA
- a CDS encoding four helix bundle protein, with protein sequence MLRIYPITVETMRELRPFIERIERKDGDLCRQMRKAASSVVLNMSEGMGSRGKLRQVRYHTALGSARETLACLEVAEAFGYIPDVDADIRARLDRIIGTLVKLV encoded by the coding sequence ATGTTGCGAATCTACCCCATCACCGTCGAGACCATGCGCGAGCTCAGGCCGTTCATCGAGCGCATCGAGAGGAAGGATGGCGACCTGTGCCGACAGATGAGGAAGGCCGCGTCCAGCGTCGTCCTCAACATGTCCGAAGGCATGGGGTCGCGGGGCAAGCTCAGGCAGGTCAGGTATCACACTGCGCTCGGGTCGGCGCGAGAGACGCTCGCGTGCCTCGAGGTCGCGGAGGCGTTCGGGTACATCCCCGACGTGGATGCCGACATCAGGGCGCGCTTGGACCGCATCATCGGCACGTTGGTGAAGCTCGTGTAG
- a CDS encoding cytochrome c3 family protein, with translation MSDESPDPPPPPEDSKDDAPPRRPWWSRRGPWMLIVIAVLALTSLAGAWKVDRIAKDPTFCDSCHVGAVKEAHDSAHKNQRCTDCHESRFEQNVRQWAYGLSSKTKTTPHGKFDKTSCKRCHTSGNTEPWQMAKSLGHAKHVLKAEEPLDCSRCHVWKEHRSEPDPDACGKCHDDIKVFGKHRLEGRPEKISCVSCHNYLAKVGGGAQTPSHDCRRCHGGVDKSERSQRYATVIEAKGVPPSQIHGNLKACSLCHSPHEEKADKYSKGADCGRCHAKITTEFHDQKQPEKFDCGSCHEAHGSREDLKTGCHNCHKEQAQATKSVAARHDRCAECHKPHEFKATFAGCRDCHQDQVTMLAGWKSNTHAECTNCHKPHSVKEEDTTCIKCHKKPGHKHQSCTTCHDPHQSKTETKSCGGCHKPQLAATERGPGRHRAAACQTCHQPHTATGTGNACKACHAKQTQAVVTAKIDKHTRCASCHQNHSFSADVAACQSCHKNPTTGVHTGACNDCHQAHGPPVGKAAQCKNCHQEIAQPAGKHAKCDTCHKSAHGEVKSKPCTGCHAVQEASVKLWKPRTHEACSQCHQTHTPTSPKPCGQCHKTQELKVQRTKHKCTQCHDAHQQPNQLWGTCVKCHGTVVAAVKTRGPKHSDCKSCHQQHDVTPPSCSSCHKSLPRAHTAKGHDKCNACHDTHRKKLPGRAECLKCHTTRANHNPDAQQCYGCHIFNSK, from the coding sequence TTGAGCGACGAGAGCCCCGATCCACCGCCCCCGCCCGAAGACTCCAAGGACGACGCACCCCCGCGTCGCCCTTGGTGGTCGCGTCGTGGTCCGTGGATGCTGATCGTCATCGCTGTGCTCGCGCTCACGAGCCTCGCGGGGGCCTGGAAGGTCGATCGCATCGCCAAGGACCCCACCTTCTGCGACTCCTGCCACGTCGGCGCCGTGAAGGAGGCCCACGACAGCGCACACAAGAACCAGCGTTGCACGGACTGTCACGAGAGCCGGTTCGAACAGAACGTGCGGCAGTGGGCCTACGGGCTCAGCTCGAAGACCAAGACCACGCCCCACGGCAAGTTCGACAAGACCTCCTGCAAGAGGTGCCACACCAGCGGCAACACGGAGCCTTGGCAGATGGCGAAGAGCCTGGGGCACGCCAAGCACGTGCTCAAGGCGGAGGAGCCACTGGATTGCTCGCGCTGCCACGTCTGGAAGGAGCACCGCTCGGAGCCCGATCCGGACGCCTGCGGCAAATGCCACGACGACATCAAGGTCTTCGGCAAGCACCGCCTCGAAGGGCGTCCGGAGAAGATCAGCTGCGTGTCGTGCCACAACTACCTGGCCAAGGTCGGCGGCGGCGCGCAGACCCCGTCGCACGACTGCCGGCGCTGCCACGGCGGCGTGGACAAGTCGGAGCGCAGCCAGCGCTACGCGACGGTGATCGAGGCGAAGGGCGTCCCGCCCTCACAGATCCACGGCAACTTGAAGGCGTGCAGCCTGTGCCACAGCCCGCACGAGGAGAAGGCTGACAAGTACTCCAAAGGCGCCGACTGCGGCCGCTGCCACGCCAAGATCACCACCGAGTTTCACGACCAGAAGCAGCCGGAGAAGTTCGACTGCGGCTCGTGCCACGAGGCCCACGGCTCACGCGAGGACCTGAAGACCGGCTGTCACAACTGCCACAAGGAGCAGGCGCAGGCGACGAAGTCCGTGGCCGCCCGCCACGACCGCTGCGCCGAGTGCCACAAGCCCCACGAGTTCAAGGCGACGTTCGCCGGCTGTCGCGACTGTCACCAGGACCAGGTCACGATGCTGGCCGGCTGGAAGAGCAACACCCACGCCGAGTGCACGAACTGCCACAAGCCGCACAGCGTGAAGGAAGAGGACACCACCTGCATCAAGTGCCACAAGAAGCCCGGGCACAAGCACCAATCGTGCACCACCTGCCACGACCCGCATCAGTCGAAGACCGAGACCAAGAGCTGCGGCGGCTGCCACAAACCCCAGCTCGCGGCTACCGAGCGCGGCCCCGGCCGGCACCGCGCCGCGGCGTGCCAGACCTGCCACCAGCCGCACACCGCGACCGGGACCGGCAACGCCTGCAAGGCCTGCCACGCGAAGCAGACGCAGGCCGTGGTCACGGCCAAGATTGACAAGCACACCCGCTGCGCGAGCTGCCACCAGAACCACTCGTTCAGCGCGGACGTGGCCGCCTGCCAGAGCTGCCACAAGAACCCGACTACCGGCGTGCACACGGGCGCCTGCAACGACTGCCACCAGGCGCACGGGCCGCCGGTCGGCAAGGCCGCGCAGTGCAAGAACTGCCACCAGGAGATCGCACAACCCGCTGGAAAGCACGCCAAATGCGACACCTGCCACAAGAGCGCGCACGGCGAGGTGAAGTCGAAGCCGTGCACGGGTTGCCACGCCGTGCAGGAGGCTTCGGTGAAGCTGTGGAAGCCGCGAACGCACGAGGCCTGCTCGCAGTGCCACCAGACCCACACGCCCACCAGCCCCAAGCCCTGCGGCCAGTGCCACAAGACCCAAGAGCTCAAGGTCCAGCGCACCAAGCACAAGTGCACGCAGTGCCACGACGCCCACCAGCAACCGAACCAGCTCTGGGGGACCTGCGTGAAGTGTCACGGCACCGTGGTCGCGGCCGTGAAGACCCGCGGGCCGAAGCACTCCGACTGCAAGTCGTGCCACCAGCAGCACGACGTGACGCCGCCGAGCTGTTCGTCGTGCCACAAGTCGCTGCCCCGCGCGCACACGGCGAAGGGCCACGACAAGTGCAACGCTTGCCACGACACCCACAGGAAGAAGCTCCCGGGTCGGGCCGAATGCCTGAAGTGCCACACCACCCGCGCCAATCACAACCCGGACGCCCAGCAGTGCTACGGGTGCCACATCTTCAACTCCAAGTGA
- a CDS encoding HAMP domain-containing histidine kinase, whose protein sequence is MIPRLSPLEVRVLGWQAAFALGTAVLVAPLVPRLLLLSGAVQEAITRVLLYAVGTGGAVALVHNAIVLSRHRPLLGSLGGTPGAVSPVDLAAFGEDSGRVVTGWVAPPLAGLALTGTLFRPALVDLTTGVSVALLGTVFVAAASLPLSVLVRGAFAETLERVPPDAMRSVIEAEEKQGTLKRYIPRRLLFAVALPVALVSIGAALVTNAVVRRADERDREALARLLARAALDASAGTLEAAGVEEAIWVAERAGYVVTLNRWVAPARTEHERGGAIEVSTPLEQGTAHVRFGASSVGVFGPVSMVVSLLAVALAALFGLGLGRALNDDVATATRGVRLLGTDSVIGGSTRVMRPVRFRVVEELGLAIERLADRFRVFARAQERAIAARERAARMRGLFFASVSHDLKSPLNAILGFTDLVRDTETLSAGQLESLDLIAKRGRELLALIETILDASRVEARQLTLVRERVRVEELFEEALAKGRDLGGDPEIEVIAEIVGGVPDLHVDRLRLTRALATIIGHALRSSERAHVRMRAAPSRAGGARIDVEVPSTRVPARELAGMLDPNPDPGEREHRGLALGLSLARAIIELHGGSVAVTDRGTKGSVFTVRIPVGVEE, encoded by the coding sequence GTGATCCCGCGCCTGTCCCCGCTCGAGGTCCGCGTGCTCGGCTGGCAAGCCGCGTTCGCGCTGGGCACTGCGGTGCTGGTGGCCCCGCTGGTACCGCGGCTCCTGCTCTTGTCCGGCGCGGTCCAGGAGGCCATCACTCGGGTGCTGCTCTACGCCGTCGGAACCGGGGGAGCGGTCGCGCTGGTGCACAACGCCATCGTGCTCAGCCGGCATCGCCCGCTGCTCGGCTCGCTGGGCGGCACGCCGGGCGCGGTTTCTCCCGTGGACCTGGCCGCCTTCGGTGAAGACAGCGGTCGCGTCGTGACGGGTTGGGTCGCTCCACCCTTGGCTGGACTGGCGCTGACCGGCACGCTGTTTCGTCCCGCGCTGGTCGACCTGACCACCGGCGTCAGCGTGGCGTTGCTCGGCACGGTGTTCGTCGCTGCAGCGAGCCTGCCGCTCAGCGTGCTCGTGCGTGGGGCCTTCGCCGAGACCCTGGAGCGGGTGCCGCCGGACGCGATGCGCTCGGTGATCGAGGCCGAAGAGAAGCAGGGCACCCTCAAGCGCTACATCCCGCGCCGGCTGCTGTTCGCCGTGGCCCTGCCGGTGGCGCTCGTCTCCATCGGCGCCGCCCTGGTGACCAACGCGGTGGTGCGGCGCGCGGACGAGCGGGACCGCGAGGCGCTGGCGCGCCTGCTGGCCCGCGCCGCGCTGGACGCCAGCGCTGGCACGCTCGAAGCCGCCGGCGTGGAGGAGGCCATCTGGGTGGCCGAGCGAGCGGGCTACGTCGTCACGCTCAACCGTTGGGTCGCACCTGCCCGGACGGAGCATGAGCGAGGCGGCGCCATCGAGGTCTCCACGCCGCTCGAGCAGGGCACCGCCCACGTGCGCTTCGGCGCCTCGAGCGTGGGCGTGTTCGGCCCGGTGTCCATGGTGGTCTCGCTCCTGGCCGTGGCGCTGGCCGCGCTGTTCGGGCTCGGGCTCGGCCGCGCGCTGAACGACGACGTCGCCACCGCCACGCGCGGGGTACGCTTGCTCGGCACCGACAGCGTGATCGGCGGCAGTACCCGCGTGATGCGCCCGGTGCGCTTTCGTGTGGTGGAGGAGCTGGGCCTGGCCATCGAACGCCTGGCCGATCGCTTCCGCGTCTTCGCCCGCGCGCAGGAGCGGGCCATCGCCGCACGAGAGCGCGCGGCGCGCATGCGCGGCCTGTTCTTCGCCAGCGTGAGCCACGATCTGAAGAGCCCGCTGAACGCCATCTTGGGCTTCACCGATCTGGTGCGCGACACCGAGACGCTGAGCGCGGGCCAGCTCGAGAGCCTGGACCTGATCGCCAAGCGCGGCCGCGAGCTCTTGGCGCTGATCGAGACCATCCTGGACGCATCGCGCGTCGAGGCGAGGCAGCTGACGCTGGTGCGCGAGCGCGTGCGGGTGGAGGAGCTGTTCGAGGAGGCGCTGGCCAAGGGCCGAGATCTGGGAGGTGACCCGGAGATCGAGGTGATCGCCGAGATCGTCGGCGGAGTGCCCGACCTTCACGTCGATCGCCTGCGCCTCACGCGGGCCCTGGCGACCATCATCGGTCACGCCCTGCGCTCCAGCGAGCGGGCTCACGTCCGCATGCGCGCCGCGCCCTCGCGCGCCGGCGGCGCTCGCATCGACGTCGAAGTCCCCAGCACACGCGTGCCGGCTCGGGAGCTCGCCGGCATGCTCGACCCGAACCCCGACCCCGGGGAGCGGGAGCACCGCGGCCTGGCGCTCGGGCTTTCCCTGGCGAGAGCCATCATCGAGCTCCACGGCGGCAGCGTCGCGGTGACGGACCGCGGAACGAAGGGCAGTGTCTTCACGGTACGCATCCCGGTCGGCGTGGAAGAGTGA